DNA sequence from the Patescibacteria group bacterium genome:
GTATCGATCCTGACGGGGTAAGCATCTCGATTGAAAATGATGTTTTGACGATTAAGGGTGAAAGTGAGAAGAAGAGTGAAGTGGAAGAGAAGAACTATTACAAAAAAGAAATCAGACGCGGTAGTTTTTATCGCAGCATTCAATTGCCAACTCATGTAAGCGGTGATGCGGCGAAGGCGATTGCCGAGGATGGAGTTTTGAAAATCACAATTCCAAAATCTGAAGGTGCAAAACCTAGAACTATCAAGATTGAAACCAAGAAAAAATAATTGTTTTTTCATTATGTTGCTTCATTTAATTAATGAAGCAATGAGATGATAAAGTAATATTTACAATTTATTTAATCAGGTAAGGTATGAGATTATGTATTTCATGCTTTTGCCTAAATGTTATTATGAGTCAAACAAATGAAGACCTTAAAGTTAGTGTTACCAACGAGGGTGGTGAGAAGCGCGGACGTAAACCTAAAAAAAGGATTGAGGCAGAGAGAATGGATCAAATTGAAAGACCGAAGGCGAGAGTGCCAAAAGAAGGTATGAAAATGACAGTGATTTCCGTTGTGATTACGGCGATTGTTGTGGGCGGCGGCCTGTATGCTTGGCAAAGAGAAAAAATTAATAGCACTGTGAATAGCATTACAGAAGAAGCAAGAAATACTAGAGTTGATTTAGAAAAGAAATTAACCAATATTAAAGACAAGGCACAGGGGCTACAGACAGAGGTGGAGGAATTGAAAAGTAAAAATGAAAAATTGTCAGAAGCTGAGGCTTTATTGGCTAATGCCAAGATTGAATTTAACAATACTGAGCTAGGAATCAAATTCGAATATCCAGCTAGTCTGGGCGAAGCTAAGATAACGATTGAGAATGGTGAGGGTGGCAAAACCATCAAGGGCACATTTAGTAAAAATGATAAATTGGTATTTGGTGGTGTGAGTAAGAATTATCAAAAACAAGGATCTTCAACTGTTACTGAGCTCTTAGATTTTCAGGGCTATAAAGATGTGAAGAAAACGGTTTACTTCTTGGCACCTAGCTCCAATGTTGATGGTTATGAAATGACTACAGCGGGAGAAGTGGTGACCGGCAAGGGCAAGGCCTTCTTATTGAATGATAAGAGTTTTGCAATGAAAGCATCAAGTACAGAAGCTGTGGTAAATATTGGTCAGAATTTGGCGGCTGTGGTGAACATTACCAATCCTGATTTTGGTGGCATTATTTTCGTAAATTCTGATTTTGGAATGATGAGCGTTGATAACTTTAAGAAGTTGATTGGTTCAATAAAATAAGATTGAAAAATTATTAATTTAATTACATAATAGTGCCTTGTTTAGGACATTGTGCTTTATGCGATATATAAAATATTTATGAGTAAGATACTTGGTATCGACCTTGGTACAACTAATTGTGCGATGTCGATCATGGAGGGTGGACAGCCGAAAATTTTAGAGAATGCTGAGGGTAATAGAACAACACCATCAGTGGTAGCTATTTCAAAAAATGGCGAAAGACTAGTTGGTCAAACTGCAAAAAGACAATCTGTAACTAATCCAGAAAACACTGTTTATGCAGTAAAACGTTTGATTGGTCGTCATTTTAATGACAATGAAGTGCAAAGAGATATTAACACTGTGCCTTACAAGATTGTAAAGAGTGGCGAGGGTGTGGCCGTACACATGGGCGACAAAGATTATTCTCCGCAAGAAGTTTCAGCGATGATTTTGTCAAAATTGAAAGCTGATGCAGAAGCAAGAATTGGTGAAAAAATTACTGAAGCGGTTATTACCGTGCCGGCATATTTTAATGATTCACAAAGACAAGCAACTAAGGATGCGGGTAAAATTGCCGGTCTAGATGTAAAGCGTATTATCAACGAACCGACAGCAGCAGCTTTGGCCTATGGCTTTGACAAGAAAAAAGGCCAGAAGATTGCGGTATATGATCTTGGTGGTGGTACTTTTGATATTTCTGTTTTGGAAATCAGTGAAGATACGGTTGAGGTAAAATCAACCAACGGTGATACTCATCTTGGTGGTGAAGATTTTGACCAAGTTTTGATTAAGTGGATTATTGAAGATTTCAAAAAAGAAAATGGCATTGACTTATCAAAAGACAATTTGCCGTTGCAAAGAATTAAGGAGGCTGCTGAGAAAGCGAAGATTGAGTTATCAACGATGATGGAAACCGAAATCAACCAACCGTTTATTACGACGGGCGAAAACGGTCCATTGCATTTGGTTAAGAAAATTACTCGGGCAAAATTTGAAGAGTTGGTTGGCGACTTGGTTGAAAAGACTTTGGAACCAGTGCGAGCCGCTTTGAAAGATTCTGGCTTGACTGTAAACGATATTGAAGAAGTGGTGATGGTGGGTGGTATGACTAGAATGCCTTTGGTATTAGCGAAGGTGAAAGAATTTTTTGGCAAAGAACCGCATTTGGGTGTAAATCCTGACGAGGTGGTAGCGGCTGGTGCGGCGGTGCAAGCTGGTGTATTACAAGGTGATGTAAAAGATTTATTACTTTTGGATGTAACACCTTTAACATTGGGTATTGAAACAATGGGTGGTGTATCCACTGCCTTGATTGATAGAAACACAACTATCCCAGCTTCAAAATCTCAAATTTTCTCCACTGCGGCTGACAATCAACCGGGTGTAGAGATTCACATTTTACAAGGTGAGCGCTCAATGGCGGCTGATAACAAGACTTTGGGTAGATTTATGTTGGATGGTATTCCACCAGCTCCACGTGGTGTGCCCCAAGTTGAAGTAACTTTTGATATTGATGCGAATGGTATTTTGCACGTGAAAGCACAAGATAAGGCAACTGGTAAAGAGCAAAAGATTACCATTACTTCATCATCAGGACTTGATGAAAAAGAAATTGAGAAGATGAAAAAAGATGCGGAGATGCATGCCGAAGAAGATAAGAAAAAGAAAGATAGCGTGGAGGCAAAAAATCACGCTGAGTCTGTAATTTTCTCTACGGAAAAATTAATCAAAGAATCTGGCGATAAAATGAGCGAGGCGGACAAAAAAGAGTTGGAAGAGAAATTGGAAGAATTAAAGAAAGTAAAAGATTCAACTGATTCTGAAGATATTAAGAAAAAGATGGAGGATGTAAATGTAATTGCGCAAAAAATTGGCACAGCAATGTACCAAAACGCGCAAAGCGAGCAAACAGCTCAACCGGGTGCGGAAGGTGAAGAAAAGAAAGACGGCGACAATGTCGTTGAAGGTGAGGTTGAAGAGAAGAAGTAAATAACTTTCTAAGTAGCTTCATAGACTGCCTATTGTGTTCAATAGGCAGTCGGTTGAATTTATTTATTCCTTCGTCATTCCCGTCCCCAGTCAAGCTGAGGATAAACCTCCGGCGGGAATCCAGGCGCTACAGATTTTGAATATATAATTATAGAGACTAATTTAAATAAAAAAATTGATAATAAAAAACTTTGTATATTTTAATTTTCCTTATACAGAAAACATTATACGAGGTGCCTGGATCCCCGCCTTCGCGGGGATGACGGAATAAGAAAAAAAACAATGTCAAAAGATTACTATAAAGTATTAGGTGTTGATAAGAATTCTAGCCAGGAAGATATTAAGAAAGCGTTTCGAAAAAAAGCGCACGAGTATCATCCTGATAAAAAGACTGGCGACGAAGCGAAGTTTAAGGAAATAAACGAGGCTTATCAGACGCTGGGCGATGAAAAGAAAAAATCACAATATGACCAATTCGGTTCCGGTTATGAAAACATGCGCGGCGGAC
Encoded proteins:
- a CDS encoding Hsp20/alpha crystallin family protein, giving the protein MALIKWTPFLEPFEEMDKMLSDFAPTIHRQGGYVPAVDMYEDKDNVIVETQLAGIDPDGVSISIENDVLTIKGESEKKSEVEEKNYYKKEIRRGSFYRSIQLPTHVSGDAAKAIAEDGVLKITIPKSEGAKPRTIKIETKKK
- the dnaK gene encoding molecular chaperone DnaK, producing the protein MSKILGIDLGTTNCAMSIMEGGQPKILENAEGNRTTPSVVAISKNGERLVGQTAKRQSVTNPENTVYAVKRLIGRHFNDNEVQRDINTVPYKIVKSGEGVAVHMGDKDYSPQEVSAMILSKLKADAEARIGEKITEAVITVPAYFNDSQRQATKDAGKIAGLDVKRIINEPTAAALAYGFDKKKGQKIAVYDLGGGTFDISVLEISEDTVEVKSTNGDTHLGGEDFDQVLIKWIIEDFKKENGIDLSKDNLPLQRIKEAAEKAKIELSTMMETEINQPFITTGENGPLHLVKKITRAKFEELVGDLVEKTLEPVRAALKDSGLTVNDIEEVVMVGGMTRMPLVLAKVKEFFGKEPHLGVNPDEVVAAGAAVQAGVLQGDVKDLLLLDVTPLTLGIETMGGVSTALIDRNTTIPASKSQIFSTAADNQPGVEIHILQGERSMAADNKTLGRFMLDGIPPAPRGVPQVEVTFDIDANGILHVKAQDKATGKEQKITITSSSGLDEKEIEKMKKDAEMHAEEDKKKKDSVEAKNHAESVIFSTEKLIKESGDKMSEADKKELEEKLEELKKVKDSTDSEDIKKKMEDVNVIAQKIGTAMYQNAQSEQTAQPGAEGEEKKDGDNVVEGEVEEKK